The sequence CCGCTGTGGGAACGCGTCGACTCCGGCTATCCACGCGCTTTCGTCCAGACCTTCCTGGAAGTACTCGCCAACCCCAGGATTTTTTTCTCGGCCATGCCCGTGGGATATGGGATCGTCAAACCCCTGCTTTTTTTCCTGATCATCGTCCAGGCCGTGGCCCTGTCCCAATCAATCTGGCAGCTTTTGGGCATCATCCCTCCGAGCGCGTTGACCGAAAATCTGGACAACACGTTGCAGGCGGCTCTTTCCCTTATTCTGTACCCGCTTGAAGTCTGTGTCTTCCTGTTTCTCGACACCGCCATGAACCACTTCTTCCTGCGGCTCTTCAAGGCGGACACCAAGGGCTTTGAGGGCACCTTCCGGGCCGGGACCTACAGCGCGGCGCCCATGCTGCTCATGATCGTCCCGTACATCGGGTTGCCCTTGGCCATGATCGGCGTGGTCGTATACAAATTCCTGGGGCTGCGCCATGTGCACGGCGCCACGAACAAGCAGGTGCTGGCCGTCCTCATACTGCCCATGCTCCTGGCCATCACCGTCGCCATTGTTCTGACGCTGCTGACCGGAGGGATCTGATGCGCAATTTCAAAGCCTGGTGGCGCACGGCCGTGAAAAAGCCCGAAGACCACCTTGAACCCCGCGTCAGCGCGGTCAATCCGGCACCACGGGCCGAGCCCGGCGCCAAGGATTCAAAAGACGGCACGACATCGCTTATGAGCGCCGATCCTCCCACCCACACCCTGCAGTAGGCGTTTTCACCCCTTGACTTGACAATGGCAACCATTAGGACAAGCCTTCGGCTTTCTCGTTTTTCCGGACCCTGCCGCGCCTTCCGGTGCGGCCGGGCTCGCATCACCCCGACGAACCCCAGCGTTCACATGAGGCAACCATGATCGGTATTTCGAAATTATACTGCGGCACGGTGGAACCTTCCGACGCCCTGCGCTACGGACGCAATTCCGCCCAACTCCCATCTCACCTGCTGCAGTTCGCCAAGGACAAAAAGCCCGTTGTGGTCTGGAACATGACCCAGCGCTGCAATCTCAAATGTGTGCATTGCTACGCCCACGCCGTGGAGCCGAGCAATCACAAAGACCCCATTTCCACGGATCAGGCCAAGGCCATGATCGACGACCTGGCCAAATTCGGCGCGCCGGTCATCCTCTTCTCCGGCGGCGAGCCCCTGGTGCGCGAAGATCTGGTGGACCTAGCCAAATACGCCACCTCGACGGGCATGCGCGCGGTCATCTCCACCAACGGGACGCTGATCACCAAGGCCAAGGCCCGGGAACTCAAAGAAGTGGGTCTGTCCTACGTGGGCATCTCCCTGGACGGCGCCGAGGCCGTGCATGACCAGTTCCGCGGCGTGACCGGCTCCTACAAACTGGCTCTTAAAGGTGTGGAAAACTGTCAGGCCGAAGGACTCAAAGTGGGCCTGAGGTTCACCATCAACAAACGCAACGCGGCGGAAATTCCACACCTCTTCGATCTGGTAGAAGCCCTGGAAGTGCCGCGCATCTGTTTTTACCACCTGGTCTATTCCGGCCGCGGCTCCGAACTGATCAAGGAAGACCTGGACCACGCCGAGACCCGCGCCGTGGTCGATCTGATCATGGACCGCACCCGGGCTCTGCACGACAAAGGCAAGCCCAAAGAAGTGCTGACCGTGGACAACCACGCCGACGGCCCCTACGTCTATTTCCGTATGCTGAAAGAAGACCCCAAGCGCGCGGCCGAAGTGATGGAGCTGCTCAAAATGAACGAAGGCAACTCCTCGGGACGCGGCATCGGCTGCATCTCCTGGGACGGCGCCGTGCACGCGGACCAGTTCATGCGCCACCACACCTTCGGCAATATTCTGGAACGCCCCTTCTCCGAGATCTGGGTGGACGAGAAGATCGAGCTCCTGCACAAGCTTAAAGACAAGCGTCCGCATGTAAAGGGCCGCTGCGCCACCTGCCGCTTCCTGAACATCTGCGGCGGAAACTTCCGGGCCAGGGCCGAAGCATTTTATGACGACTTCTGGGCTCATGATCCGGCCTGTTATCTGACCGACGAGGAAATCAGCGGCGAGAAGGTCTAGGAGGACGGCATGAACACCTTTCACCGCGGCCGCAGGCTGCGTTCAAAGAAAGTCCTGCGGGACATGGTGCGGGAGAGCAGGCTGGGCCGCGAGGATCTGATTCAGCCATACTTCGTGGTTGAATCGGATCCGGATTTCAGAAAGCCCATCGCTTCCATGCCCGGCCAGTTTCAGCTGGGACTGAACCAGCTGATGGGCGATGTGGGCACGGCCGTCGATGCGGGCCTGAGCAGCCTCATCCTGTTCGGCATTCCCGTCGAGAAAGATCCTGCAGGCACCCAGGCCTATGCCGAAAACGGCATCGTGCAGCAGGCCATCCGCCGCATCAAGGACCGCTGGCCCGAACTTATCGTGGTCGCGGACACCTGCCTGTGCGAGTACACCTCGCATGGGCACTGCG is a genomic window of Desulfomicrobium baculatum DSM 4028 containing:
- a CDS encoding zinc-ribbon domain-containing protein encodes the protein MNITCPKCGFGRAINEEKLPPKAVMATCPKCQHRFKFREVAPVEHIEPKTDSPPVAPAIEPEIQDTPEKASGPVQAEQETTQHVDAPAPPHDEDLWNELSALKEDDEEGGSYAEHRPEPSLPLWERVDSGYPRAFVQTFLEVLANPRIFFSAMPVGYGIVKPLLFFLIIVQAVALSQSIWQLLGIIPPSALTENLDNTLQAALSLILYPLEVCVFLFLDTAMNHFFLRLFKADTKGFEGTFRAGTYSAAPMLLMIVPYIGLPLAMIGVVVYKFLGLRHVHGATNKQVLAVLILPMLLAITVAIVLTLLTGGI
- the ahbC gene encoding 12,18-didecarboxysiroheme deacetylase; this translates as MIGISKLYCGTVEPSDALRYGRNSAQLPSHLLQFAKDKKPVVVWNMTQRCNLKCVHCYAHAVEPSNHKDPISTDQAKAMIDDLAKFGAPVILFSGGEPLVREDLVDLAKYATSTGMRAVISTNGTLITKAKARELKEVGLSYVGISLDGAEAVHDQFRGVTGSYKLALKGVENCQAEGLKVGLRFTINKRNAAEIPHLFDLVEALEVPRICFYHLVYSGRGSELIKEDLDHAETRAVVDLIMDRTRALHDKGKPKEVLTVDNHADGPYVYFRMLKEDPKRAAEVMELLKMNEGNSSGRGIGCISWDGAVHADQFMRHHTFGNILERPFSEIWVDEKIELLHKLKDKRPHVKGRCATCRFLNICGGNFRARAEAFYDDFWAHDPACYLTDEEISGEKV